The following proteins are co-located in the Luteolibacter rhizosphaerae genome:
- a CDS encoding DUF72 domain-containing protein: MKAKLRSGISGWTYIPWRMSFYPAGLPQRRELEYASRAVRTIEINGTFYSLQRGSSFRKWRDSVPDDFVFAVKGSRFITHIRRLREIDQPLANFFASGVLHLGRKQGPFLWQFPPSFRYDPELLGSFFKLLPRSTKEAARLARKHDGRLPERAVMKAPEDLPLRHAIEVRHSSFESEEFIALLRKHDVAMVVADAAAKWPLIEDVTSDFVYVRLHGHDKLYSSGYTRRALDAWEKKVRCWLKGGTPREARCLAKALSPRKYGRDVFVYFDNDVKVHAPFNAAELARRFGDEPRVLEGYLPIAPGLSASAVA, from the coding sequence ATGAAAGCGAAACTCCGCAGCGGGATCTCCGGTTGGACCTACATCCCATGGCGAATGTCCTTTTACCCGGCCGGCCTGCCGCAGCGCCGCGAACTCGAATACGCTTCGCGAGCGGTAAGAACCATTGAGATCAATGGCACCTTCTATTCGCTGCAACGTGGCTCCAGCTTCCGCAAATGGCGTGATTCGGTCCCGGACGATTTCGTCTTCGCGGTAAAGGGAAGCCGCTTCATCACCCACATCCGGCGTCTCCGCGAGATTGACCAACCTCTGGCCAACTTCTTCGCCTCCGGGGTGCTGCATCTGGGCAGAAAGCAGGGTCCCTTCCTATGGCAATTCCCACCGAGCTTCCGCTACGATCCCGAATTGCTTGGAAGCTTCTTCAAGCTTCTCCCGAGGAGCACGAAAGAGGCTGCACGGCTCGCAAGAAAGCATGACGGACGTCTGCCGGAACGGGCGGTAATGAAGGCACCGGAAGACCTGCCGCTGCGCCACGCGATCGAGGTGCGCCACAGCTCGTTCGAGTCAGAGGAATTCATCGCCCTCCTTCGCAAGCATGACGTGGCGATGGTCGTGGCGGATGCTGCTGCCAAGTGGCCGCTGATCGAGGATGTGACCTCCGATTTTGTGTACGTCCGCCTGCATGGCCATGACAAGCTCTACAGCAGCGGTTACACAAGGCGGGCGCTTGATGCTTGGGAAAAGAAGGTCCGCTGCTGGCTGAAAGGTGGGACGCCACGCGAAGCCCGCTGCCTGGCGAAAGCTCTCTCACCCCGGAAATACGGACGGGATGTGTTCGTATACTTCGACAACGACGTGAAGGTGCACGCGCCGTTCAATGCAGCAGAGCTGGCCCGGCGCTTCGGGGACGAGCCGCGAGTGCTGGAGGGCTATCTGCCAATCGCTCCCGGACTGTCAGCATCAGCGGTTGCTTAG
- a CDS encoding ferritin-like domain-containing protein yields MPKLDTLEVLLAQEIKDLYSAENQLLKALPKMAKAATSPELQEAFKTHLEETKVHVERLEEVAKLLEITPKGKVCKAMKGLVEEGVEATEEDGDGTIIDLGLIGAAQRVEHYEISAYGTSRALAEALGLDDVVEILQTTLDEEGNTDKLLTGIAEQLISSAVEGADAE; encoded by the coding sequence ATGCCTAAACTCGATACACTTGAAGTGCTCCTCGCGCAGGAGATCAAAGACCTCTACAGCGCCGAAAACCAATTGTTGAAGGCGCTCCCAAAAATGGCCAAGGCTGCCACTAGCCCCGAACTTCAGGAAGCGTTCAAAACGCACCTGGAGGAAACGAAGGTCCACGTTGAGCGCCTCGAAGAAGTTGCTAAGCTGCTTGAAATCACGCCCAAGGGCAAGGTTTGCAAAGCTATGAAAGGCTTGGTGGAGGAAGGGGTGGAGGCGACCGAAGAGGATGGGGATGGAACCATCATCGACCTGGGTCTAATCGGAGCCGCCCAGCGGGTTGAGCATTATGAGATTTCCGCCTATGGTACTTCTAGAGCTCTTGCGGAAGCCTTGGGTCTCGACGATGTGGTGGAGATCCTGCAGACGACGCTCGATGAGGAAGGCAACACCGACAAGCTGCTCACCGGAATCGCCGAGCAACTCATTTCTTCCGCAGTGGAGGGGGCGGACGCCGAGTAA
- a CDS encoding cysteine hydrolase family protein, whose protein sequence is MLLDVINDMNFPGSADLLKRAVPAAKQIAHLGMRAHAAGIPVIYVNDNFGRWQSDFQSQIRRSISLESPGRDVALLLIPEKDDYFVLKPKHSGFYSTSLEVLLRFLGAETLILTGFAADICVLYTANDAYMRDYAIIVAKDCVASETDAGTRGALGRARNVPVACSAEEACFLIRPRIFSRRPRRAIPHPARDRPGWGATPSRQPQGGRRVQIPRRPPAGNCGSGPSRFESAPHDLIAAYTV, encoded by the coding sequence TTGCTGCTCGATGTGATCAACGACATGAATTTCCCTGGTAGCGCCGATCTCCTCAAACGGGCCGTACCGGCCGCGAAGCAGATCGCCCATCTTGGGATGCGCGCGCATGCGGCCGGTATACCGGTAATCTACGTGAACGACAATTTCGGGCGCTGGCAGTCGGACTTCCAGTCCCAGATCCGTCGCTCCATCTCGCTGGAATCCCCGGGGCGAGACGTGGCTTTGTTGCTGATTCCGGAGAAGGACGACTACTTCGTCTTAAAACCGAAGCACTCGGGCTTTTACTCCACCTCTCTTGAAGTATTGCTTCGGTTCCTCGGTGCCGAAACCCTCATCCTCACTGGTTTTGCCGCGGATATCTGCGTGCTTTACACGGCGAATGATGCCTACATGCGCGACTACGCGATTATCGTGGCAAAGGATTGCGTGGCCTCTGAAACCGATGCGGGCACGCGTGGTGCACTGGGCAGAGCTAGGAACGTCCCGGTCGCATGCTCAGCCGAAGAGGCTTGCTTCCTGATCCGCCCTCGCATCTTTTCCCGGCGCCCGCGCCGTGCCATACCGCATCCCGCGAGAGACCGTCCGGGCTGGGGTGCCACTCCCTCCCGTCAACCTCAAGGGGGCCGCCGCGTGCAAATTCCGCGGCGTCCTCCGGCCGGGAATTGCGGATCCGGTCCGTCCCGTTTTGAATCCGCGCCGCATGACCTCATCGCCGCTTACACCGTTTGA
- a CDS encoding DUF892 family protein → MDEQSVREAPVHAGRQEIAARSGWQSHQEMRETSDSDVFFEDLLHVVLTERFVSDNASICASLAASAEVRQHWYEICELSASHHARFHAIFDRHRIETGFADCKAIKGLFRGGRADLIYTESSHIKDFRLVAFGERLVSHTLALCGTTAKLASRFGFSEEANFIRTAMDEKIAYLDRLGKVGDSCLWTGTGDFTL, encoded by the coding sequence TTGGATGAACAATCCGTCCGAGAAGCGCCTGTTCACGCGGGACGACAAGAAATCGCGGCACGTTCCGGCTGGCAAAGCCATCAAGAGATGCGAGAGACCTCAGACTCAGATGTTTTCTTCGAGGACCTTCTTCATGTGGTTCTCACGGAACGTTTCGTCAGCGATAATGCATCCATCTGCGCTTCGCTGGCAGCTTCCGCGGAAGTGCGCCAGCACTGGTATGAAATATGTGAATTGTCCGCCAGCCACCATGCGCGGTTCCACGCTATCTTTGATCGGCACCGCATCGAGACCGGTTTCGCCGACTGCAAAGCGATAAAGGGCTTGTTCCGGGGTGGGAGGGCAGACCTGATCTACACGGAGAGCTCGCACATCAAGGACTTCCGCCTGGTAGCTTTTGGAGAGCGACTCGTGTCGCATACCCTTGCCCTGTGCGGCACCACGGCAAAATTGGCGTCCAGATTCGGGTTCTCAGAAGAAGCGAATTTCATTCGCACCGCAATGGATGAGAAAATCGCTTACCTCGACCGTCTTGGGAAAGTGGGCGACTCATGTTTGTGGACGGGCACCGGCGATTTTACTCTTTGA
- the glf gene encoding UDP-galactopyranose mutase, whose protein sequence is MFDYLIVGAGFAGSVLAERLARGAGKRVLLVDKRMHIGGNAYDFYNEHGILVHRYGPHIFHTNSAEVFDYLSRFTAWREYQHRVKASVDGMLVPIPINLDTVNQLYGLQLDPAGMKEFLAQVAEPVSPLVTSEDVVVSGMGRELYEKFFRGYTRKQWGLDPSELDAQVTARVPLRVNRDCRYFTDSFQAMPFAGYTRMFENMLDHPNIKLMLNVDFREIGGQVKYQEIIFTGPVDEYFDHRFGKLPYRSLEFRHETHHRPDFQGHAVINYPNDYAFTRVTEFKYLTGQVHPSTSVVYEYPKAEGDPYYPIPRPANADLYRRYKELAAATEGVHFVGRLATYKYYNMDQVVAQALQLFGRLTGLKRQEATSLRS, encoded by the coding sequence ATGTTTGACTATCTGATCGTAGGTGCTGGATTTGCGGGCAGTGTTTTGGCCGAGCGCCTTGCGCGGGGCGCAGGCAAGCGTGTGCTGTTGGTCGACAAGCGGATGCACATCGGAGGCAATGCCTACGATTTCTATAACGAGCATGGCATCCTGGTCCATCGCTACGGTCCCCACATCTTCCATACTAACTCGGCGGAAGTATTCGACTACCTTTCCCGATTCACAGCGTGGCGGGAATATCAGCACCGGGTGAAGGCCTCCGTCGATGGGATGTTGGTTCCGATCCCAATCAATCTGGATACCGTGAACCAGCTATACGGGCTGCAACTGGATCCCGCCGGCATGAAGGAGTTTTTGGCGCAAGTGGCGGAGCCGGTATCACCGTTGGTCACCTCGGAGGATGTCGTGGTGAGCGGCATGGGGCGCGAGTTATACGAAAAATTTTTTCGTGGCTACACCCGTAAGCAGTGGGGCTTGGACCCCTCTGAACTGGACGCTCAGGTAACAGCCCGGGTGCCGCTCCGGGTCAACCGCGACTGCCGCTATTTCACGGATTCTTTTCAAGCCATGCCATTTGCGGGCTACACGCGCATGTTCGAGAACATGCTGGACCATCCTAACATCAAGCTGATGCTCAACGTCGATTTCAGGGAGATCGGAGGGCAGGTAAAATACCAGGAAATCATCTTCACCGGTCCTGTGGACGAGTATTTCGACCACCGCTTCGGAAAGCTTCCCTACCGCTCTCTGGAGTTCCGTCATGAAACCCACCATCGCCCCGACTTCCAGGGTCACGCCGTGATCAATTATCCCAACGACTACGCCTTCACCCGGGTCACCGAGTTCAAGTATCTAACCGGGCAGGTCCACCCGTCGACGAGCGTGGTTTACGAGTACCCGAAAGCCGAGGGAGATCCCTACTACCCTATCCCGCGTCCGGCGAACGCGGATTTATACAGGCGCTACAAGGAATTGGCGGCAGCGACCGAGGGGGTGCACTTTGTTGGCAGACTGGCGACTTATAAGTACTACAACATGGACCAGGTGGTGGCCCAGGCCCTCCAGCTTTTCGGCCGCTTGACGGGACTGAAACGCCAGGAAGCAACAAGCCTCCGATCCTGA
- a CDS encoding DUF72 domain-containing protein, translating into MAEKKDHGGQEKQKASPAERLARKLKKREKQRAANIVRASEMHAERIAFKTPDAQSHNKLETFNIGCSGWFYWHWRGGFYPAEMPTKSWFSHYSDNFPTVELNAPFYSWPTVKTVKEWLRQMEGKDFVYTVKVCELITHVKRMSRTRTLVEDFGLIADLLGEKMGCFLFQLPPSYHYSAARLKTLLGQLDPSRRNVVEFRHKSWWNERVYAAFRKTGTIFCSCSGPRLPDELVKTADDVYIRFHGLTKWYRHDYTDEELQLWVSRIRDSGCKRVWAYFNNDRDGHAIRNAKEFTRQLRAL; encoded by the coding sequence ATGGCGGAAAAGAAGGACCACGGCGGCCAGGAAAAGCAGAAGGCTAGCCCGGCAGAACGCCTCGCCCGAAAATTGAAGAAACGGGAAAAGCAACGTGCCGCCAACATTGTCAGGGCTTCGGAGATGCACGCCGAGCGAATTGCTTTCAAGACACCGGACGCGCAGTCGCACAACAAATTGGAGACCTTTAACATCGGTTGCTCAGGATGGTTCTACTGGCATTGGCGGGGTGGGTTCTACCCGGCGGAAATGCCAACGAAATCCTGGTTCTCCCATTACTCCGACAATTTCCCGACAGTGGAACTCAACGCCCCCTTTTATTCCTGGCCGACGGTCAAGACCGTGAAGGAATGGCTGCGGCAGATGGAGGGAAAGGACTTCGTTTATACGGTAAAAGTCTGCGAACTCATCACGCACGTCAAACGGATGAGCCGCACCCGGACGCTGGTAGAGGACTTTGGATTGATCGCAGATCTGCTGGGCGAGAAAATGGGCTGCTTCCTTTTTCAATTGCCTCCCAGTTACCATTATTCGGCAGCACGATTGAAAACCCTCTTGGGGCAGCTGGATCCATCGCGGCGCAACGTGGTTGAGTTCCGCCACAAGAGCTGGTGGAATGAGCGCGTGTACGCCGCTTTCCGGAAGACCGGCACCATCTTTTGCTCATGTAGCGGCCCGCGGTTGCCTGATGAATTGGTAAAGACCGCCGACGACGTTTACATCCGGTTTCATGGGCTGACCAAGTGGTATCGGCATGACTACACCGACGAGGAATTGCAATTGTGGGTTAGCCGGATAAGGGACTCGGGCTGCAAACGGGTCTGGGCTTACTTCAACAATGATCGCGATGGCCATGCCATCCGCAATGCAAAGGAATTCACGAGGCAACTGCGGGCACTCTAG
- a CDS encoding transposase has product MSSTTIGGRPPSCHRMLTTGMIYVLRTGCAWRAVPPDFGPWETVYSRWRLWCSKGVWEKILK; this is encoded by the coding sequence GTGAGCAGTACAACAATTGGTGGCAGGCCTCCCTCGTGCCACCGGATGTTGACGACAGGCATGATCTACGTTTTGCGCACCGGTTGTGCATGGAGGGCGGTGCCGCCGGATTTCGGACCGTGGGAAACGGTTTATTCGCGTTGGCGCCTATGGTGCTCGAAAGGGGTTTGGGAGAAGATCTTGAAATAA
- a CDS encoding prenyltransferase, whose amino-acid sequence MLPHPMSGELPVQERRISASRATVWVRALRLPFYPMLWLGYTLGASLAVPLQELWKLPAYWWGYAVVFLIEALTVFLNDIHDYESARRNLNHGRFTVGSRVLVEGLLTPADLKRGYRLGAAAAVIASLMVHHYSPAPAGMNVAFLALAVILGGEYTVPPLKFSHRGLGEIVVAFVHSLLIVQCGAAVLGGRFGGSPVVKVALPLLFAVFPSIALSGLPDREADGAAGKAILAVKLGPRPVLALASLSAFVACSLLFHGSGKWPSWAFGAVTLHASSVIASCLRQWTGTHTRRIDGVMVITLSFFYCGSWSCRSSKTWNSGVLLSVPHQAISASFLSGLRDHARPFAKVSRLPKPVDMTSQRRRSSSATRACLKTTEE is encoded by the coding sequence ATGCTTCCCCATCCGATGTCTGGAGAACTTCCGGTCCAAGAACGCAGAATCAGCGCGTCCCGTGCGACAGTGTGGGTGCGCGCGCTGCGCCTGCCATTCTATCCGATGTTGTGGTTGGGATACACGCTCGGTGCCTCCCTCGCGGTGCCCTTGCAGGAACTCTGGAAGCTGCCTGCCTACTGGTGGGGATATGCGGTCGTGTTCTTGATTGAAGCTCTCACGGTGTTCTTGAACGATATTCACGACTACGAAAGCGCCCGCCGCAATCTCAACCATGGGAGGTTCACCGTCGGGTCGAGGGTGTTGGTCGAGGGGCTTCTGACACCGGCGGACTTGAAGAGAGGCTACAGGCTTGGGGCGGCGGCGGCAGTGATCGCCTCCCTGATGGTCCACCACTACTCCCCGGCACCGGCAGGAATGAACGTGGCTTTTCTGGCTTTGGCAGTAATCCTGGGCGGGGAATACACGGTGCCTCCCCTGAAGTTCAGCCATCGCGGCTTGGGCGAAATCGTGGTCGCCTTCGTTCACAGCCTGCTGATCGTCCAGTGCGGCGCTGCCGTGCTGGGAGGCCGGTTCGGTGGTTCCCCGGTGGTGAAGGTGGCCTTGCCGTTGCTTTTTGCCGTTTTCCCCTCCATCGCCCTGTCGGGACTTCCGGACCGCGAGGCGGACGGAGCTGCTGGAAAAGCGATCCTGGCGGTAAAGCTGGGACCTCGGCCAGTATTGGCGTTGGCCAGCCTATCGGCATTCGTCGCATGTAGCCTGTTGTTTCATGGGTCCGGGAAATGGCCTTCATGGGCGTTTGGTGCGGTCACCCTGCACGCTTCGTCGGTAATCGCTTCCTGTCTTAGGCAATGGACCGGGACCCATACCCGCCGGATCGACGGTGTGATGGTCATCACCCTGTCTTTTTTCTATTGTGGTTCTTGGTCGTGCCGCTCATCAAAAACTTGGAATAGCGGGGTGCTTCTGTCCGTCCCGCATCAAGCAATTTCCGCTTCGTTCTTGTCCGGCCTTCGCGATCACGCAAGGCCTTTTGCGAAAGTTTCCAGGTTGCCAAAGCCGGTGGACATGACCTCGCAGCGGCGGCGTTCTTCGAGCGCGACTAGGGCGTGTTTGAAAACCACGGAAGAATGA
- a CDS encoding DUF4142 domain-containing protein — MNRRILLKSAGLTAMGLSLSLAASAKDDSKPGKLDAPEFKKINSEAGQKVKALQPDDSKLSDADKALAEEIAAGGLIQLRTSELAVKSTRSPDVKLIAEGEVDEQNGLAEKLKEFAAKKGIKLSGELSDDGKKVLTEIKDSGDNFDRAYLEKIGVAGHEKIKKTMTKVKEQAGDALLKALAETALPLIEVHLTVSKDEVATLR; from the coding sequence ATGAACAGGCGCATTCTCCTAAAGTCCGCAGGGCTCACCGCAATGGGTCTTTCGCTTTCCCTCGCTGCTTCGGCGAAGGATGATTCAAAGCCGGGCAAGCTCGATGCCCCGGAGTTCAAGAAGATCAATTCTGAAGCGGGCCAGAAGGTAAAAGCCCTGCAACCGGACGACTCCAAGCTTTCAGATGCCGACAAGGCGCTCGCGGAAGAAATCGCAGCGGGTGGGTTGATCCAGCTCAGGACCAGCGAACTCGCGGTAAAATCCACCAGATCCCCGGATGTCAAACTGATCGCTGAAGGGGAAGTGGACGAGCAGAATGGGCTAGCCGAGAAACTCAAGGAGTTCGCCGCCAAGAAGGGTATCAAACTCTCCGGCGAGCTGAGCGATGACGGCAAAAAGGTCCTTACCGAGATCAAGGACTCTGGCGACAATTTCGACCGGGCCTATCTGGAAAAAATCGGAGTGGCGGGTCATGAGAAGATCAAAAAGACCATGACCAAAGTGAAGGAGCAGGCGGGAGATGCCCTCCTCAAGGCCTTGGCAGAGACCGCTCTCCCATTGATCGAGGTTCATCTCACCGTGTCGAAGGACGAAGTGGCGACTCTCCGCTGA
- a CDS encoding SDR family NAD(P)-dependent oxidoreductase — translation MQLVKFSLDDRVALVTGGGSGIGRAAAEALAEAGAKVVIVGRTPEELDETLAGLGGEERGHISITADVSSELEMGNAFATVANRYARLDIVVANAGINGVWAPLDQLGVSEWDQTLAVNLRGTFLTLKLALPLLRKRGGSVVVVSSINGTRVFSNSGATAYSCSKAAQVAFTKMTALELAKDKIRVNVVCPGAIETNIDDSTERRALEGIHLPVEFPEGDVPLTGGQPGSADQVAQLIGFLACDASSHITGTEIYIEGGQSLLQG, via the coding sequence ATGCAATTGGTGAAGTTTTCTCTGGACGATCGGGTGGCGCTTGTGACCGGCGGCGGCTCGGGTATTGGAAGGGCTGCCGCCGAGGCTTTGGCGGAGGCCGGCGCAAAAGTGGTGATCGTGGGGAGAACGCCTGAAGAATTGGACGAGACCTTGGCCGGGCTCGGCGGTGAAGAGCGCGGCCACATCTCGATTACGGCGGACGTTAGCAGTGAATTGGAGATGGGCAATGCCTTCGCGACCGTGGCCAACCGCTACGCGAGGCTCGACATTGTGGTGGCCAACGCGGGCATCAACGGTGTGTGGGCTCCGTTGGATCAACTTGGGGTTTCCGAATGGGACCAGACGCTGGCAGTGAACCTCCGGGGTACCTTCCTCACGCTGAAACTTGCGCTTCCGCTCCTCAGGAAGCGCGGCGGCTCGGTGGTGGTGGTGTCTTCGATCAACGGGACACGGGTCTTCAGCAATTCCGGAGCCACCGCTTATTCCTGCTCGAAGGCCGCCCAGGTGGCTTTCACGAAAATGACCGCCCTGGAACTCGCCAAGGACAAGATCCGCGTGAACGTCGTCTGCCCCGGTGCCATCGAAACCAACATCGATGATTCAACCGAGCGTCGCGCCCTCGAAGGGATTCATCTCCCTGTTGAGTTTCCTGAAGGCGATGTGCCTCTGACCGGTGGTCAGCCCGGCTCCGCGGACCAAGTGGCGCAACTGATCGGCTTCCTCGCATGCGACGCCTCGTCCCATATCACGGGGACCGAGATCTACATCGAGGGCGGCCAGTCGCTGTTGCAAGGTTGA
- a CDS encoding DUF892 family protein, which produces MSIIDSIDVFFDRLKDIRSATQLMVGTLPDLQRWTTGTSLRDLLTTYQHANARHLPEVLAIFDEYSKEPGEDDCKAGLIEGGNGHIEIAGYSVRNLLLVARSLRIGYYLGAAVEVALGVATRSGLAVERTRWTRS; this is translated from the coding sequence ATGTCGATCATTGATTCCATTGATGTTTTCTTCGACCGGTTGAAGGACATCCGGAGTGCCACGCAACTAATGGTTGGCACCTTGCCCGACCTCCAGCGGTGGACCACCGGGACGAGCCTTCGCGATCTTCTGACGACCTATCAGCACGCGAACGCCCGCCACCTCCCGGAGGTCCTCGCCATCTTTGACGAATATTCGAAGGAACCCGGGGAAGACGACTGCAAGGCAGGTTTGATCGAGGGTGGCAACGGCCACATTGAGATAGCGGGTTATTCTGTCCGGAATCTTCTCCTTGTCGCCCGCAGCCTGCGGATCGGCTATTATCTGGGTGCCGCCGTGGAAGTTGCACTCGGGGTGGCGACAAGGAGCGGGCTTGCGGTGGAGCGGACTCGCTGGACGCGATCCTAA
- a CDS encoding glycosyltransferase, translating to MNPINLPVQNTRLLISPRLNRKASAILRSPDDDEKSGGNKVESLPIIAICHLSWDWVWQRPQQFLSRMAKTHPVLFVELHCSPVSQGVTHLRTWEENHAVRILQIHLPQDRWHDGEYIDRERLRLLLEAMRIDLAGQFSDAILWINDPMAAPAYVGNLGEAMVVYDCMDELTQFAGAPAGLAEREARLVQQADVIFCGGQKMRTKRLPGNSNTHFYGTGVDCDHFAAALKPAPAHPDLKQLGGPVLGYFGVVDERIDYPLLAFLADHNPHWQIAMVGPFAKVDVAALPSRPNLHWLGPKPYQELPSLCRQMDVCLMPFALNEATEFINPTKALEYMAAGRPVVSTALDEVRSNFAVAARIASGPAEFARFCEEEITRPSAARVLKGLQLAQANTWERLVENMNNHIQEVVDSRGPQGIASRRAPSSNVATGIAPSYV from the coding sequence ATGAATCCAATCAACCTACCCGTCCAAAACACTAGGCTTTTAATAAGTCCTCGCCTCAACCGGAAAGCGTCCGCGATTTTGCGTTCACCCGACGACGACGAAAAGTCGGGAGGTAATAAAGTTGAAAGCCTTCCAATCATTGCGATCTGCCATTTGAGCTGGGACTGGGTTTGGCAGCGGCCGCAACAGTTCCTCTCGCGGATGGCGAAGACCCATCCCGTGCTATTCGTCGAACTCCATTGCTCCCCGGTCAGCCAAGGCGTCACGCATTTGCGGACTTGGGAAGAGAACCACGCCGTCCGAATATTGCAGATCCACCTTCCTCAAGACCGCTGGCACGATGGCGAGTATATCGACCGGGAGCGCCTGAGGCTTCTCTTGGAAGCCATGCGGATTGATCTCGCAGGGCAATTCAGTGACGCCATCCTTTGGATCAACGATCCGATGGCTGCCCCGGCATATGTGGGCAACCTGGGTGAAGCAATGGTTGTCTACGATTGCATGGATGAGCTTACCCAGTTTGCCGGAGCACCTGCAGGCTTGGCTGAGCGCGAAGCCCGCTTGGTGCAACAGGCGGATGTGATTTTTTGCGGGGGCCAGAAAATGCGGACCAAGCGACTCCCGGGCAACAGCAACACGCACTTCTACGGGACAGGTGTCGATTGCGATCATTTTGCTGCCGCTTTGAAGCCAGCGCCGGCCCATCCCGACCTCAAGCAGCTCGGAGGGCCTGTCCTCGGTTATTTCGGAGTAGTCGACGAGCGCATCGATTACCCGCTGCTGGCATTCCTCGCCGACCATAATCCGCATTGGCAGATCGCCATGGTCGGTCCATTTGCCAAGGTCGATGTCGCGGCGCTCCCCTCCCGCCCCAATCTTCATTGGCTCGGGCCAAAGCCCTATCAAGAACTGCCATCCCTTTGCCGACAGATGGACGTGTGCCTAATGCCATTTGCCCTCAATGAAGCAACGGAGTTCATCAACCCGACCAAGGCTTTGGAATACATGGCCGCTGGCCGGCCAGTCGTCTCGACAGCCCTGGATGAGGTGAGATCGAACTTCGCGGTGGCCGCTAGAATTGCCTCGGGTCCCGCGGAGTTTGCCCGGTTCTGCGAAGAGGAGATCACAAGGCCGTCTGCTGCCCGCGTGCTAAAAGGCCTGCAGCTTGCACAGGCCAACACTTGGGAGCGGCTCGTGGAGAACATGAACAACCACATCCAAGAGGTGGTAGATTCCCGCGGGCCCCAGGGCATTGCAAGCCGCCGCGCGCCCTCTTCCAACGTGGCTACGGGAATTGCTCCTTCCTATGTTTGA